The nucleotide window tggaaagatgactcaggggttaagagcataaactgctcttgcagaagaccctctGAGTCAGTTTCCTAGCATCCACAGCTCACagtcacaactgcctataaccccagctccagagcaatatgacaccttcttctggtgtcaggcctctgcagacactgtactcacacatgcacatattcacagACATTATTAGACATTCTAAACAACTAGAAAAAAGGTCATACCCAGGGCAGCAACAGCATTAAGCAGCTTCCTCAGCACTGGGTGTTCAGCACTGGGCAACTGAGAAAGCAAGACACCATTTGAAAAAGGTTTCTGCTATGTTGGTGGCTTGGCAGCCCAAGAGCCCCTATGAACCACACTTTTGGGAAACTCAGCAAGTGAAGCAAAACCAAATGCTGAAACCTGGCCAAAAGAATACTGCTAGCCTGTGGAGACTAAACTTTGAATCAGATCTGTGCAGCATTCAACAAGCTCAAAACCTGGTACACAGCGGAGTGTCCCCTCAGACTGGGGCACTGGGAATTGCACAAGGGTGGGGCTAGCATTCGTGCTGAGGAACCCTGAAGGAAGGCACAGAGATGTTTTGGGCATCTGTGACTCCATCTGCTGAAGTCCCACCCAAAGACTGGAACAGCATCTGTGGATCTAGTATCTAAAAAGGAAAGACTAGAGCTGCCTCATATCACAGAGGAGCTCCTAAAGCTAAGACAGGCACACTGAGACTCTGAGTCCAGTTTTCATGCCCTATATCCCGTGTGCATCGGACTCACTCTAAGAGTAGAGACACTAGATCAGAAATGTGAGCATGACTATGTTCGTATTCTCTATTCCCTGTATCTCCTCTACATGCATGGCCTCCTTATTCAATCCCCAATGTCAATTAAGCAAGCCAGCTTAGCTGTTATTGCCTATATATTCCTTGCCCTAATCActcttttcttttgcatttttcttcattttctattcCCAAAGTATGTAACTTGCCCTGGTTTGCAGAGGCTCTGGGGCCTAAGAGATGGACCAGTTCTTGCATTATCTGTTAACCCAGCTTTACCGCAATAGTAACTGGAAGATATACTGATGATGAGGAACTAAAAAAGGAACTTTCCATGATAAAAGCAATCTTAAAGAATCTATGACCACTAACTCAGTTCCACAGAGGATAATGAAAAAACGTTTTTAGACTAAAAAGAACATGTACATCTGTGAAGCcacaagaaaaaaacaagcaatGCTAGGACAGTAGTTCTCAAATGAGTGTTGAGAAACCCTCAAACACTACAAAAGCAGCAAAAATGACAGGAATCAATACACATCTTCAACACTATCTTTGTGGGCTCAAGCAGTCCTAGTCTATGGAGTGaggttccaagtcagccagggatacacagtgagaccctgtctcaaagcgcacacacgcacgcacacacgcactcacTCACACAAATCAAGACCCAAGGGTCAGggaatggctcagctggtaaagtgcctgctatgGAGTTGTGAGGACCCATGTGCCCCTTGGCACACACGTCAAAACTGGGGCACAGaaatgtacacctgtaatcccagcgctggggaggcggACAGGAGGGTCCTTGGAGTTTATccgccagccagtctagccaaattggtgagctctgaCTCAGTGAGAGAGAGGCCCTATCTCCACAGATAAGGTGGAAAGACACCGAAGAAAACAATGCCACCCTCTGGTCTGCACACACGTgggcacacacgtgcatgtgcatcCTTAAACACTAATTCCCCAATCAAAAGACAGGGTAGAGGACTGGATTAAAACAGGATCCAAGTTCACCTAGTGAGTGTTGACACTTTGGGTCTGAGTgaagctgaaaaaaagaaaaaagaaaaaagaaacaaacaaacaaacaaacaaacaaattcaggATCCATCTGTTTGTTGCTTCTCCAGTGACAGGATAAATGGATGGAAAGGtgctccaaaaaaataaataaaattaggaaCAGCGGGTGTCACTGAAGGCCAATAACCGAAAAGTGAACCTTCTGAGATGAAAAAGCTTCTTCTGTATGGCAAAGTAACAGTTAACTGAATGAAGAGACAGTCTACACACCTGACAGAGAATTAATGTGTAGAAAACACAAAGAACTCAAACCACTAActagaaaatcaaagaaaaaaagcccaATCAATAAATGTGTTAATGAATTGAGTATAAGTGACAGTtcttaagaaatacaaatgatcAATAGCATATGAAAGTGTTCAACTTTACTAGTCATAATAGacacacaaatcaaaactatGATGTGGGGACGGGGAGACTGGAGggaatggctcagtagttaagagcatttgttctcttacagaagacctgggttcagatcccagcatccatgtagtgGCTCATGACCACctataacaccagttccaggggatcccacaccctcttctgagctccacaagcacagggcacacatgtggtacacatacatatatatataggcaaagcatccatacacagtaaaaacaaaaacaaaacccctacATTGAGAACCTCCCTTCTCCCAGTCACAATGCCATTCACTAAGAAAACAAACTATAggacagcaagatggttcagtgggtaaaggtgattTTGCCACGCTCCTTGACCTGTGTTCGATACCCAGAATccacacagaaaaagagaaaactgactctggcAAGTTACCCTTAGACTTCcacgtgtgtgctgtggcacatagacagacacagacagacagacagacacgcaaTCATTAAATTAAATTGgttgaggaaaagaaagaaataagacaaGTAACAGTTTCTGAAGGATGAAGAATCCCTTATATACTgatggtgggagtgtaaactagtTTACTCACtatgaaaatttcttaaaaaaaaaacaaacaaaaaacaaaaaacaccctaaCAATGCATCTTCCATAtgaccagctataccactcctggataTTTACCCAGAGGACTGTAGACATATCACAGACACACCTGCACTCAATGTTCATTGCAGCATTAGTCACACTTAAGGAACCAACTTAGATGTCCACCAACAGAGAAGTTAACAGAGGAAACACCATGTATGTACACGGTGGAGCACCATGTTGtcatctggaagagaagtcactgGAGACAGTGGCAGGCATCTGCAGCTCCTAAGGATTAGTATTCTAAAGCCACAGCCAACATCCCAGGACAGTTCAACGTTTtcagtcttaccaaaaaacaagcaAGGCAGGAATTATCATTCCTTTTGTGGAGTTCAGTAAACTGAGGCTTCAGTGTTAGTTAAAATAGAGTAGGTCACAGGGCTAACACTATATTATATCAAATCTGGGAAgccaatattattattttatataaagaaagaTAAACTGCTACCATTTCTGTTACATTCCAGTGCCTTCTTCATAGTAAGGGATGATGTATCATTTCAACCTACGAGTTGTTCAGAGTATGGACATTTATGCCCACAATGAAATGAACCAGCACAAACACAAGCTATCAATGCTATgtagtatttttttccttcatagcCATACTATTGCTTAAATCTGCTGCTCTGATGTACCAGAGCTACAATTTGGAGTTAAAATTTTGTAGAAGATTAACATGTCAGAACTCTACTACAAATCACTTTAAGTTTCTATGAAACTCAATCCTATACTAATTCTTTAAAGTATCATTCAGGGATGGTGTAGATGGCTCAGGGGACAAAGGTACCtgctaccaagtctgacaacctgaactggatccctggggcccacatggtaggagagaagtgACCCTATAGGTTGTCCTTTGACTACATGCATActacatgtggtggtttgaatgaaaatggccccataagctcacaggaaCTGTcactttaggaggtgtggccttgttggaggaagtgtgtcactgggagcgagctttgaggtctcagatgcttaaGTCTGGTCAGTGTGTCTcaattctcttcctgctgcctgccaatccagatgtagaactctcagctccttctccagcaccacgtctgcctgtgtgttgccacacttcccaccatgacaacaatgaactaaacctctgaactgtaagccagccccaaataaatgttttcctttataagagttgctatagtcatggtgtctcttcacagcaatagaaaccctaagacactataGCACTGTCACtgtacatacgcacacacacatataataaaaactaaCTAAATCAGTAAAATTTATCATTCATACCTCCAATGGCATCAATTTCATCAAAGAAAATAAGGCAGGCTTTTTTTGTTCTTGCCATTTCAAAAAGCTCACGAACCATTCGAGCCCCCTAATGAGAAAATTTGATTCATTATTATTTAAagtacaataaataaacaaacgatACTGCACAGTTTTCAACACTTTTTCTAACAGCATTCTCAACCATTATCAcctaagctttttaaaaaggttgaagtttgagccaggcagtggtggtgcacacctctaatcccagcacttgggaggcaggggcaggtggatctctgagttcaaggccagcctggtctacagagagttccaggacagccagagattcacagagaaactctatctcaaaaaaaaaagataaaataaaataaaacaaacaaaaaatactgaaGTTTGCTACCTGTATTATCAAATTAATCTTGTTAGCCTCAATACAGTATTCTATAATTTTCATGATTCTCTAGCTATTCAAAAGGTTAAGACTAGAAGCAATCAAGTTAACATTCTTAAGTGAAGATAAGCAAAacttgaagaaataaaagtatttgaTCTGTCACTTGGAATTAATGAGCActgaatttgattttattttgatcaaaatattaaaattaaaaatattaagtcaTATAGCCCTTTTGATAATCCTTAAGTATACTAAACAGTATGTCTTAGATATAATATATACAACCCTAGACTTTAACCTAAATGCATGTACTTAGCTAAATATTTGCTAGTGTGTATAGATACCTATGCCCACACATATGGACAATCCatgctttctatttttcattaaaCTATTGACTACTGTCCCTGagataaaatttcatttatttagcaCTTCTGGGGGTTTTAACCCACACACCAAAACTGCactaaatgccattcttctgggGAGGAAACATGTTGATCAGAATTTTAAACAGCTCATTTGgaattgttttttaatcttatgCATATAACACAAATCTCTCACAGAGCGATGATGCTTTAATGTTGACAAATTCACTTTACCTCACCGACGTATTTCTGCACGAGCTCAGACCCAATAACTCGGATGAAGCAAGCGTCAGTCCTGTTGGCAACTGCCCTGGCACAGAGGGTCTTGCCTGTGCCCGGGGGACCAAACAGCAGCACACCCTTCGGAGGCTCAATCCCAAGGTTAACAAATCTCTCTGGCTATGACAAAGACACAAATTTTACACTTACAACTTCGgcataacaaaaatataaaatgatataaaaataatgttttcactTTAAGAATCAATTATCTGATACTGTGTGTTCCGTTATCCTCCAAGGTTTAACTGTTTTCTCTTGATGTCACTGGAACAACTATTTTCTTCTACAATAACAGTAATATTCTTAACAGACTAATTTCCTTTATCAATCTAAATAGCAGCTCTGTCTTTTAAATACATCTGGCCATTCAATTCTTCTTGTTTGCTCTCTTCTGAAATTCAACCATCTTTCCACACCTCCACCCTACCACAAGTTTTcactaagaaaaataaaccattcAAAAGCTATGTAATACACAAGCAATGCTAGTGCTCACTGCACAGGAGCTTGTGACAACTTTACACAAAGGAGACATTCAGCCACTTACATGGAGTAGAGGGGTTTCAACTACCTCTCGCAATTTCTCAATCTGTTCCTTACAGCCACCAACATCACTGTATGTGACGTCAGGTTTTTCTTCCACCTAAGAAAGAATAGACAACAATACTCATAGGCTTTTGAGTGGCAACCATATCCTCCACAGGAGACTTAATACCATAAAAACCATTCTGTAACAAGAATGCTCATAAAACGGGAGTTAAAACTGTTTGCTACATGTTAGGACATTAATTAATTCCAGTGTCCCAGAACTATTTGTTGAGCTACATTTGATATTAATAGGTGACAAATACTGATAAAGACgttccaaatatttttttaatttctggtaACTTTTTGGTGCATAACCTACATTAGCTGTTTAAAAGCTTCAAACTTTTTTGGAATAGATGCAATCACTGttgctttggggttttgtttgtttttatgagataggctttcaccctgtagcccaggctagcctcaaactcattctgtagcccaggctggatttaattcatggcaatccttctgcctaagcctccaaatgctgggattacagatatgagccactatgcctggctggcAATTATATTAAAGCATGTCAATCCCCCCTCCTCAGTTTCTTACCTGCATCATGGTAACTGTTGGGTCAATCTTAGGAGGTAGTGGAATGTGAATTTGATATTTATTTCTGTCCACGCTaaggaagtaaaaataaaaacaaaaacagaatagatGCTCTTTAAGTTTTCAGAGAACTCTTTCTGGCTAGTATTTATCTTTAAAATCACATTATAAGTAGGCAAAAGAGATACAGTTCCAGAAGTTAGGAAGAGAAAAAAGTTGTGAAGAGTAAGTTATTATGTACTCTACAGACATTAACTATTCTCAAGCAAGTACTGCTCCACCTtagccgcacgcctttaattagGACCCGTAAAGCCATGCATTGGGAGTGGGAAGGCTACGCTGGTGTGAAGTCAGGAAGCTCACAGAGAAGGAAAGACTGAGTCTTACTAACCACCTCTCACACTCCATGCCATTCTGTTTACTCCTTCACAACAAAGCCACAGCATGAACTCACCCAACTCTCATCCCTTCTTCAATGTCAGTAGGTGCCACCTGATCACTGAGATCCACCACAAACTTGGCAAACTGCTTCACATTGATGATGTATTTGGGGTCCTCTGAATCAGCATTGATTATCTTCGTACACCTAGCACAGCAAAGGGCTTCATGAGAGTAAGGAACCCAAGCCACCAACAGAGAGCTCAAAAAGTGGGCCACTGCTCAAGACCCCTCTGTGCTCACTCCAAGGGTCCACTCAACCTTAGCTGAGCCATAGAATTTTCAGATGACCCCTTCCCCAGAAAGACCAAACCCAAGAGTGTCATTAGTAGTTCCCAGGTGTGACCCTCATTCCCTTTATTATCAgggacatcttttcttttttttttttctttctttttttttttttttttggtttttcgagacagggtttctctgtgtgtagctttgcgcctttcctgggactcacttggtagtccaggctggccttgaactcacagagatccgcctggctctgcctcccgagtgctgggattaaaggcgtgcgccaccaccgcccggctcatctttTCATCTTAGgtgactttccttttcattttccctGTAAGAATACAGCTGTGTGTCTTATTTCAAATTCAGTAActtatatgttttcatttttccctgGGTTCAcattttaaatccattttttgttgttatttttaatttgaaagtaTTCACTCTCTGAGAGATCTGGTAAAAGTTAATATATAATACCACGTATGTCAAAGTatctaataaagaaaacagaatagcaggttgaggatttagctcagtggtagagcgcttgcctagcaagcgcaaggtcctgggttcggtcctcagctctgaaaaaaattaaaaaaaaaaaaatagaaaatagaaaatagaatatataattcATATTAAGCAGCTATTGCATAGcaacaaatacagagaaataCACAACAGCCCTCAGAGTGTGCATGTAGGCTGAtggtatgagtgttttgtgttCGCAGCGTATGTAACAAGATTGTCTTCTGTTGCCAGCCTAGGTCTAAGGGagaattaaatgcatttttactTTAGCTGACAGACCTGTTGCTCTACAGACACAGAGGTAGATTTTGGTCTTttaattgggggaggggggtggacgACAAGGTGGAtttgcacatttttttgtttgtttgtttaagacatggtcttgatgtagctgaggctggcatCAAACGTGGCGAGCCCCTGAtgcagcctcccgagtgctggggtcatAGGTGTGGACCTATAACCTATAGGTGACCACCATGTCTGACTAGTCAGTCCACAGTTTAAAAAGTAGGCTGAGTATGTTttcccacacctgtaatcccacacttgggaggcagaggcagcaggatcactacaagtttgagaccagcctaggctacagagtaagtaaGATCCTAACAGAGTAAGTAAAACTTTTCTTCAAGAATGGCTAAATAAGGACCTTTAACAGTTTACATCTGTGAATTGAACACATTTTctctaaaaattaaaaggaagccAAGAGGTATATCTATACTAAAAGCAATACAAAATTTCCCAacaatctttgattggtgtgtaaaatgaatgaaaaaattttaataaaaaaaatttccaaacaaGGTAGTTATGTCTTTAATAAAACCCCCTCAAGGAGCTGgtaagaaggctcagcaggtaaaggggcttgccaccaaacctgatgtcTTGAGTCTgctccctggaatccacatggcaAAGGAGaggactcccaaaagttgtcttcagACCCCCGCACCCATACTGTACACATGGGAGTGCTCATACACACTTTTTTAAGACCTCCAGATTTACTTCTTTGCATGCAGACAGACACGAGGATACACATAAGAGGATAAGAAGGATCACTGGAGCACGAGAACTGGAGCTTTCATAATGTGTTCTGTACTTTCTGAGTGTTCTTCATAATTACTTACAGCACAGAATTTTAACCCCAGATATTTGTAGAAAGCTTTATTTATGaaatgtgaaacaaacaaacaaatttaaactACTGTATTAGACCTCAAACTCTAAAATGTCTTGGAAACAAAGTCCCACAGAGCACTGAGCGTACCTTGCCACCTGGAGCGGCTGTTCACTCTGAAGTGTCTGTTTGTCTGCGGCCAGGTCCCAGAGGGCTGGTGGTGCCAGGCCGGTGTCAGACTCTTTGATACCTACAGAGAGGAAGGTGGTAAAACTCAGCAAAATGTAGTGCATCACTCCAAAACTAACCTTCCCAACCCTAGCATGACTGGCGTTCTATATTGAATATCCCCGTTTCCAAGGACTGTCCTGTACATTTTGTAGAATGCTTAGCAGTATCCCCTCCTAGATACTACATATCACCAGTAATATACCTTTCTGCATATCACAGGTATCAAGTTGCCTTCAGGTACGGCCTAATGCCTTCAGACAGAACCATTACCCTACAACCCCCACCCAAAACCACTACCCTaaagcaacaaaaccaaaaatgtaaTGACTActtgacattttgtttttgttttttgtattacAGACTTCACTATTTAAATTCCCAAGTGCCAAAAAACCAGGCAATAGCCATAATGGGTAAAATCATGTTTTTATTCAATATAAAATTTTGATATATTAGAGTGTATTGAACTAGGCTTTGACCAGCAGAAATATTACTTGTGCAAAAGATGATGTTACTTAATTGCATAAGGATTAAACACATTTGTAAAAAAGGGTGTTACATGAAGTCAAATTTcttaagagtttttaaaaaaatctgtaactgatgattttacttcaaaatttatttcaaatttgcatttaaaaaaatttagcacagggctggagagatagctcagtggttaagagcactgaatgctcttccagaggacccaggttcaattcccagcacccacatggcagctcacaactgtctgtaactccagttccagggtacccaacaccctcacacagacatacatacactaatgcacattaaaaaaaaaaattagcacaaTCAACAATTCATTTAAAGGAAGCAGGATAATAAATACACACCAGTATAGCACAATCAacaattcttttaaagaaaggaagtagAGATAATACACACCAGTAAGCTCATTAATTTTCTTGAGAAGTTGTTGAATGTCATCCTCAACCTGCTTGATCTGCCTGGAGTAAGTACTCTGCCCCTAGGTGAGAAAGGTCAGTTTAATTAGAGCACCTAAACATAAACAACTCACTCTAACTGGCCTTAACTGTATCAGAGCCTGGGGGTAAGAGCAGGAGGGGGACATTTGCAGACACTTTCCTAAGGCAGTTCTGCACTTTCTGACCTGTAGTTGATctgcaccaggctggcctcacacttatggcaatcctgagtgctgagagagaggcatgagccaccacatctcaCTGAAAAGTAGCCTATTTCCATGCacttaaaatttccatttctgggctggagagatagctcaggttaagagcactgactgctcttccagaggtcttgagttcaattcccagtaaccacatggtgtctcacaaccatctgtaatgagatctggcaccctcttctgtacacatttaaaaaaaaaatccatttcaaaTCTAATTTTGtcacatacattttaaatacagtaaatattTACATAAGTCATTTCAAATATCTTTCAATATAATGCCTTCACTATTAGAGGTTGTATAAAGATCAGGAGTTAGTTTAAGCACGCTGCATACAGACTCTCTGTTGTCATCTAAACAGAAACTTTGGGCAGCTAACTCTTCTCAATTAGTGTGAACTCCCAGACACTTCCTTCTAATCAGTTTAGAAAGACAAAACAATTTTTGTTTAAACACAAAACATCACTGGTAGCCATTTAAAAGACTTACGTAAGTTTTCAGTAAGGCAATATCCCCCTCATCCAgagctaaaacaaaacagaaacaatacaTGACGTGAGGTTCAACAAGAGAGGGCAGCTGGTCAACTTTCTGTTCAAATCCAAGTGTTCTAACCGAGTTCCAAAAACTGAGTAAAAATGGGGACAGGGAATGAATTATAGTATTACATAGTCAATTACTACTTTATATACTTTATGTATTGCACATATAAAACATACCCATTATGGCTCTTAGTTAAGTAATCATGCTATATTCATACAATGAAATACAAGGCAGCCAGTTGGGATggcggtacacacctttaatccaagcacttgggaggcagaggcaggtggatatctgagttcaaggccagcctggtttagggttccaggacagccagggtggttacacagagaaacccaaagaaacaaacaaaaaagaaatgcaaagcaGTAATTAAAATGATAAGTTCTTGTAGAAAAATATTCAAGTATTAAGTCAAATAGGCAGGTTAAAAACATTGAATATGCATATAATTTGTCTTTATacagaaaatctttttaaaatacataacaaGGAGTCTTAGATGGTGATTACCTAAATGTTATCAGGTATTATAAATGGTTTATAGTCTATCTGTAAATGATATAGTCTATACTTCTTTAATGGCACATTGTATATTATGAATTGGCCTAGTAAC belongs to Peromyscus eremicus chromosome 3, PerEre_H2_v1, whole genome shotgun sequence and includes:
- the Psmc2 gene encoding 26S proteasome regulatory subunit 7 is translated as MPDYLGADQRKTKEDEKDDKPIRALDEGDIALLKTYGQSTYSRQIKQVEDDIQQLLKKINELTGIKESDTGLAPPALWDLAADKQTLQSEQPLQVARCTKIINADSEDPKYIINVKQFAKFVVDLSDQVAPTDIEEGMRVGVDRNKYQIHIPLPPKIDPTVTMMQVEEKPDVTYSDVGGCKEQIEKLREVVETPLLHPERFVNLGIEPPKGVLLFGPPGTGKTLCARAVANRTDACFIRVIGSELVQKYVGEGARMVRELFEMARTKKACLIFFDEIDAIGGARFDDGAGGDNEVQRTMLELINQLDGFDPRGNIKVLMATNRPDTLDPALMRPGRLDRKIEFSLPDLEGRTHIFKIHARSMSVERDIRFELLARLCPNSTGAEIRSVCTEAGMFAIRARRKIATEKDFLEAVNKVIKSYAKFSATPRYMTYN